The sequence TATGCCCTACCGTCCCTGTGGGCCCGTGATGCAGCTTTTGCGGTCGGCGGCGGCCAATGCGGAGCACAATAACGGTTTGAACCGCGCCAAGCTGGTGATTACCGAAGCGAAGGCCGATGGGGGACCGGTGCTCAAGCGCTTTCAACCCCGGGCCCGGGGGCAAGCCTACCGGATTCACAAACCTACTTGTCACATCACCATTGCCGTGCGGGAACGGGCGGACAACCAAGGGGAGGCTGAATAATCATGGGACAAAAAACACATCCGGTGGGATTTCGGTTGGGGATTACCCGGGAGCACCAGTCCCGTTGGTTTGCCCCCCACCGCCAGTACCCGGAACTCCTGCAGGAAGACCAAAAAATCCGCCAGTTCATCATGAAAAAGCTGGGGAAAGCCGCCATTGCCCGGGTGCAAATCCAGCGCAAGGCCGACCAAATTGAATTGGCGGTGCATACAGGTCGCCCGGGGGTGGTGGTGGGTCAGCGGGGTGCGGGGATTGAAGCCCTCCGCAAGGACGTGGAAAAACTCCTGGGGCGGCAACAGGTGAAAATCCGGGTGGTGGAAATCAACAAGGTGGATGCGGAAGCTCCCCTGCTGGCGGATTACATTGTGGAGCAGTTGGAAAAGCGGGTGGCCTTCCGGCGGGCGGTGAAACAGGCGATCCAGCGGGCCCAACGGGCGGAGGTACAGGGGATCAAGATCATGGTGGCCGGACGGCTGAACGGGGCGGAAATCGCCCGCAGTGAATGGGTGCGGGAAGGGCGGGTGCCCCTACAAACCCTGCGTGCTGATATTGACTTTGCCCAGCGCACCGCCAAAACCATCTACGGCATCCTGGGGGTGAAGGTGTGGGTGTTTCGCGGGGAAGTGGTGCCCGGTGTGCCGGAAGCCCCGGCCGTCCGCACGGGTAAACCCAACGCCCGTCCCCCCCGCCGCCGGCAACAGTTTGAAGACCGTTCCACCGCCGAGGTACAGGAGTAGGAGATTATGCTTAGCCCAAAACGTACCAAATTTCGCAAACAACAACGGGGCAACCGCCGGGGAGCCGCCAGCCGGGGGAATACGATTGTGTTCGGGGACTACGGACTGCAAGCCCAAGCCCCTGCCTGGATTACGGCGCGCCAGATCGAAGCCTGCCGTCGTGCCATGAACCGGTGCATCAAGCGGGTCGGGAAAATTTGGATTCGCATTTTTCCCGACAAACCCGTGACCCTGCGCCCGGCGGAAACCCGCATGGGTTCGGGGAAAGGCTCCCCGGAATTTTGGGTGGCGGTGGTCAAACCCGGCACCATCCTCTTTGAAATGGGCAACGGTGTCCCGGAGAGTGTAGCCCGGGAGGCCATGCGGTTAGCCGCCTACAAACTGCCCATCAAAACCAAATTTATTAGTCGCACGCAAGAGGAGGTGCCCAGCGATGGCATTCCCCAAAATGTCTGATATCCAAGCCCTGGACGACACCCGGTTGGCTGAGGAAATCCTGGCGGTCAAAAAGGAACTCTTCCAACTGCGGTTTCGCCAAGCCACCCGCCAGCCGGTGAAAGCCCATGAATTTCGCCATGCCCGACATAAGCTGGCGCAGTTACTCACCCTAGAACACCAACGGAGGCAACATCATGGCGGTTAAACAATTGGTGGGGGTGGTGGTCAGCAACAAGATGGACAAAACCGTGGTGGTAGCCGTGGAAAACCGGGTGGCTCACCCCC comes from Synechococcus sp. C9 and encodes:
- the rplV gene encoding 50S ribosomal protein L22; the encoded protein is MVIATEGPEVRAVLRFTRLAPNKVRRVLDQIRGRTYREALMILEFMPYRPCGPVMQLLRSAAANAEHNNGLNRAKLVITEAKADGGPVLKRFQPRARGQAYRIHKPTCHITIAVRERADNQGEAE
- the rpsC gene encoding 30S ribosomal protein S3; its protein translation is MGQKTHPVGFRLGITREHQSRWFAPHRQYPELLQEDQKIRQFIMKKLGKAAIARVQIQRKADQIELAVHTGRPGVVVGQRGAGIEALRKDVEKLLGRQQVKIRVVEINKVDAEAPLLADYIVEQLEKRVAFRRAVKQAIQRAQRAEVQGIKIMVAGRLNGAEIARSEWVREGRVPLQTLRADIDFAQRTAKTIYGILGVKVWVFRGEVVPGVPEAPAVRTGKPNARPPRRRQQFEDRSTAEVQE
- the rplP gene encoding 50S ribosomal protein L16; the encoded protein is MLSPKRTKFRKQQRGNRRGAASRGNTIVFGDYGLQAQAPAWITARQIEACRRAMNRCIKRVGKIWIRIFPDKPVTLRPAETRMGSGKGSPEFWVAVVKPGTILFEMGNGVPESVAREAMRLAAYKLPIKTKFISRTQEEVPSDGIPQNV
- the rpmC gene encoding 50S ribosomal protein L29 gives rise to the protein MAFPKMSDIQALDDTRLAEEILAVKKELFQLRFRQATRQPVKAHEFRHARHKLAQLLTLEHQRRQHHGG